A genomic segment from Clostridia bacterium encodes:
- a CDS encoding Gfo/Idh/MocA family oxidoreductase, with protein sequence MKRVCIVGCGAISGNHAEALQKTENASLVAVCDINHERADKLAEKYNIEKVYYDYAEVLEDTGIDAVHICTPHYLHTDMAISALEKGKFVFLEKPVSISNEQLDRLKETEQKHPGKLAVCFQNRTNPSVVALKEALTSEENGAFLGIKAFLVWHRTKEYYAMDAWRGKWDTEGGGLMINQAVHTLDLLSWLSGGAKSVKGTMSTKVLADCIEVEDTAEAIIFLNNGHRGCFYGTNAYSTDSSYNLEVDFENVTFRYADNFLYKIEKGKRPEIVADDSMDVVGKSYWGNGHSRLISAFYENGNEGMSLSEAEPTFRLLFAFYESASKNGEEVEL encoded by the coding sequence TGCAGTTTGTGATATCAACCATGAACGCGCAGACAAACTTGCTGAGAAATACAATATAGAAAAAGTTTATTATGATTATGCGGAAGTGCTTGAGGATACAGGTATTGATGCGGTGCACATTTGTACACCGCATTATCTGCATACCGATATGGCAATCAGTGCCTTGGAAAAAGGTAAATTTGTTTTCTTAGAAAAACCGGTCAGCATTTCCAATGAACAGCTTGACCGCTTGAAGGAAACCGAGCAAAAGCATCCCGGAAAGCTTGCGGTTTGCTTCCAGAACCGCACAAATCCGTCTGTAGTTGCTTTGAAAGAAGCTTTAACCAGTGAAGAAAACGGTGCATTTTTGGGTATCAAGGCTTTTTTGGTATGGCACAGAACAAAAGAGTACTATGCTATGGATGCATGGCGCGGCAAATGGGACACCGAAGGCGGTGGGCTTATGATTAACCAGGCGGTCCACACATTAGACCTTTTAAGTTGGCTCTCGGGCGGTGCGAAATCGGTTAAGGGCACCATGTCTACCAAAGTTCTTGCAGATTGCATCGAGGTAGAGGATACAGCTGAGGCAATTATCTTTTTAAACAACGGCCATCGCGGTTGCTTCTATGGAACAAATGCCTACAGCACAGACAGTTCCTATAATCTGGAAGTGGATTTTGAAAACGTAACCTTCCGTTACGCTGACAATTTTCTTTATAAAATCGAAAAAGGAAAGCGTCCCGAAATTGTTGCGGATGACAGTATGGATGTGGTCGGCAAATCATACTGGGGCAACGGTCACAGCCGTTTGATTTCCGCTTTTTATGAAAATGGCAACGAAGGCATGAGCCTTTCGGAAGCTGAACCCACCTTCCGTTTATTGTTCGCATTCTATGAGAGTGCATCTAAAAATGGGGAAGAAGTGGAGCTTTAA